Sequence from the Mesorhizobium sp. PAMC28654 genome:
GGGTCGCTTTCGGCGGCGGCGGGCGAACTCAACGTTTCCGCCAGCGCGGTCAGCCAGCAGATCAACCGGACGGAAAGGCAGCTAGGCCGCGCCCTGTTCGATCGAACTGCGAGCGGCCTCGTCCTCACCGAATTTGGCACGGTCTTCGCGACCCGACTGGGCGCTGGCTTTCGCGAACTTGCCGCGGCGATGGCGCTCGCCGAGGAGGCGACCGAATGCACGCTGGTGGTTTCGGTTGCACCGGCTTTTGCCTCGAAATGGCTGCTGCCGCGCCTCTCCAGCCACTTCGACCGGCACCCGAATGTACTGCTGCGTGTCGACGCCTCGGTACGGGTCGCCGATCTCGACCGTTCCGACATCGATATCGCCATCCGTCTTGGCGACGGCAAATGGCCGAATGCACACGCGGAGTTGCTGCTGGCGCTGGAAGTATTTCCTGTCTGCGCGCCGGTCATCGCCCGGAAACTCAAATCGATCGAAGACCTCGCCCAGACCTGCGCCATCACCGACGAACGGTCGATGATCAACTGGGAGAGCTGGTTTGAAGCGGCTTGCGTCAAGCCGGTCACGTTCCAGAAGGGCGCGCGCTTCACCGATCCAATGCTTTGCCTGGAATCGGCGATTGCCGGCCACGGCGTCATGCTTGGCTGGCAATTGCTGACCGCCGATGCCCTGGCGGATGGCCGCCTCGTCGCGCCCTTCGGCATCCGCGCCCAGAGCGGCCTCGGTTACTGGCTGGTGACATCGCCAACCAGAACCGAAAGCCGCAAGGTCCGGGATTTCAAGACCTGGATCCGGGAAGAGATCGAAACGACCATGACACAGTTCGGATCCCTCGAACCCGCCAATTAGAAAATGCCGGCAGCGATCGCGGTGGAAAGGTCGACAGTGCCGGTCTATGTATGATCGATCAACATCATGGCAGGCAGGGATCATGACCACACATTCGCGCGGCGTTTCCGCAACCATCGACCCGGTGAAGCTCGACAGGCTGGCCGAGGTGGCCATCAAGGTCGGGCTGCAGTTGCAGCCGGGACAAGACCTTGTCGTGACATCGTCCATCGCCGCCCTGCCGCTGACGCGGCGGATCGTCGAGCACGCCTACAAGGCTGGTGCCGGCCTGGTCACCCCGATCTTCAACGATGACGAGATGACGCTGGCGCGCTATCGGTTTGGCGCCGATGCCGGCTTCGACCACGCCGCTGGCTGGCTCTATGAGGGCATGGCGAAGGCCTTCGCCAACAATGCCGCGCGGCTTGCCGTGCGCGGCGAGGATCCGTCGCTGCTGTCGGCGCAGGATCCGGCAAAAGTGGCGCGCGCCAACAAGGCCAATTCGATCGCCTACCAGCCGGCCCTGGAGAAGATCACCGGCTTCGACATCAACTGGAACATCGTCGCCTATCCGGACAAGGCATGGGCCAAGCAGGTATTCCCCGATGATGCGGAGGACGTCGCCGTGGTGAAACTCGCCGACGCCATATTTGCCGCTTCAAGGGTGGATGTCGAAGACCCGATCGGCGATTGGAAGGCGCACAACGCCGCACTGCGCGCCCGCACCGAATGGCTGAACGGCCATGATTTCCACGCGCTGCATTTCACCGGACCCGGCACCGACCTGACGGTTGGACTGGCTGACGGCCATGAGTGGATGGGCGGCGCCTCGACCGCCAAGAACGGCATCACCTGCAACCCCAACATCCCGACCGAAGAGGTCTTCACCACGCCGCATGCACGACGTGTCGAAGGCCATGTTTCTAGCACCAAACCGCTATCCTACCAGGGCACGCTGATCGACAACATCTCGGTGCGTTTCGAGGAAGGCAGGATCGTCGAGGCAAAGGCCTCGAAGGGCGAGGACGTGCTGAAGAAGGTGCTGGATACCGACGAAGGCTCGCGCCGTCTCGGAGAAGTGGCGCTGGTGCCACACTCCTCGCCGATCTCGGCGAGCGGCCTGTTGTTCTTCAACACGCTGTTCGACGAAAACGCCGCCTGTCACATCGCGCTGGGACAGTGCTATTCGAAGTGCTTTGTCGACGGCGCGTCGCTCAGCCAGGACGAGATCGCCGCGCGTGGCGGCAACAAGAGCTTTATCCACATCGACTGGATGATCGGCTCGGACAAGATCGACATAGACGGCGTCCACAAGGACGGTCGCCGCGTGCCCGTCATGCGCAAGGGCGAGTGGGCCTGAGGGTCACTGCCGCTACGGAGGGAGGGTCCGATGGCCTTCGACCTGGTAGTCAAGCGGATCTACGTACCCCCGGCGTCCGACGACGGGCAGCGGGTTCTGGTCGACCGGATCTGGCCACGCGGCGTCAGCAAGGAAGACGCCGCGCTGACGCTGTGGCTGAAGGAAATCGCGCCGAGCGACGAATTGCGAAAGTGGTTCGGACATGATCCCGAGCGCTGGGCGGAGTTTCGCGAGCGGTATCGCGTCGAGTTGGATGGGAATGGCGAAGTGGTGGCGGAACTTCGCAATCTGCTTCGTCATGGAAAGGTGACTCTGCTCTATGGCGCGCATGACGAGGCGCACAATAATGCTGCGGCGTTGGCAGAATACCTACTTCGTCATCCTCGGGCTTGACCCGAGGATCCATGCCATAGCTTCAACCGAAGGGCGTAGCGGCACCAGAACCTGCAACGTTGCAGCGCCCTGATGTCACGGCATGAATCCTATGGTCTGTGCCGCGTCGCTTCGCTCCTTGCTCCGCCATAGGATTACGACGGGATAGGTGTGCGCTTGCTGAATCCTACTTCACCGCCTGCTCATAAACATCCGGCTTGAAACCGACGAGAATCCGGTCGCCAAGCTCCAGCACCGGCCGCTTGATCATCGTCGGCTTGGCCAGCATCAGCGCCTTGGCCTTCTTTTCGTCCAGCCCTTGCTTGTCCTTATCCGCCAATTCCCGAAACGTCGTGCTCGCCTTGTTCAGCAGGACTTCCCAGCCGACCTTGCCGACCCAGCCATCCAGCCGCTTCGCGTCCAGCCCCTCAGCCCTGTAATCGTGAAAGCGGTAGACGACATCATGGCTTTCCAGCCAGACGCGCGCCTTCCTGATCGTGTCGCAGGTGGTGATGCCGTACATCGTGGTCGTCAAAGCGTGCTTCCCTTGGGCTGACAAGTCGAATCCGTCCCCCAACCTAAAACCGCCCTTCCCGCTTTGCCAGCACCTCATGTCCGATCTCGTAAATTTTGAGGCTGCCCTCGGCAGAGCCCTTCATCACCCCGGTCATTTCCTTCCAGCCGGACGGCAAGGCACGCGCTACACCGCCACAGCCATCCACCGCGACGAGGCTACTCGCAAGAACCATGAAGAGATGGGATTCTTCGACGGCTGGCGCACGGTGCTCGATCAGCTTGCGGAGCACGTGAAGACGATTTGAGAGTTCGGACCGACTACGATACCGCTATCAAGGGCCAATGGTCCAGAAAGAGGTATTTTGTCAGACCGCGCATGCTGTGAACAAAGGTGAAGTCACAGGCAACGAAGCTGATCGGGTCGATGGGCTGCCGAGGGATAAACTTTTGATCGTAAGCGAGCGTCAGATGCGGAACGAAACCATCCGACGCTTTGAGCCCATTCTTTAGCATCTCTGCGCCAAGCAATTTGTGGAGTTGGAAAACCGGTCCATCGTCTGCCAACAACACAAACGGGCGATGAGGCGGCCTGCCTCCAGTCGCCAGACGACCGGAAAAGCTGCCGACACTGCCAAACGTGACCTCGAATGCAGGCATGTGAACATGCTGGCCCGATCGTGATGCCGCAAAGACGATCTTTGACCGCAGCCGCCTGTAGTCACCAGCATGCTGCAGGCTCAGATGGAACCGTTCAACCGACAGCAGCGATCCAACTATCCCATGTTGATGGCAAAGCTGCCTCTGCAGATTGGCGAAGGAACCATAGTACCGAGGCTGCAAAAACAACCCGAAGAAGGCACGATCCGGCCGTTTCGGCTGGCGCGGCGGCACTGGCATGCCAAAATCGAATTCACCTTGCCGATACATACGCACACGCCCGGCGAAGAACGCTCCTGTTTTGCTCTACCAGAACAAAACAGGAACAATTCTTTGAGTCAAGCGTGGATTTAGCCCGAAGCTTACGCCCCGTAGCCGATGATGCCCTTGACTTCGAGGAAGTCGTGGATCGCCCAATCGGCGTATTCGCGGCCGTTGCCCGACTGCTTGTAGCCGCCGAAGGGCGCGAAGGTGTCCCATTCCGGATAGTTGATCGAGACCTGTCCGGCGCGCAGCTGTCCGGCCACCTTGCGAGCACGGTCGATATCCCCCGACTGCACATAGGCAGCGAGGCCATAGACCGTATCGTTGGCGATCTTCACCGCATCATCATCGTCATTGTAGGAGATGACCGACAGCACCGGCCCAAAGATCTCCTCCTTTTCGATGGTCATGCCCGGCGTGACGTGGCCGAACACGGTTGGCCGCACATAATAGCCGCGGTTGAGGTGTTCCGGCCGGCCGGGACCGCCGGTGACCAGCGTGGCGCCTTCCTTGATGCCGGCCTCGATCAGCCGCTGGATCTTGTCGTACTGGATGTTCGAGACAACCGGTCCGAGCTTGGTATCTTCCGAGCGGGGATCACCGACATTGTGCGCTTCGGCTGCCTTCTTGGCGATGGCAAGCGCCTCGTCGTGACGGGCGGCCGGCACCAGCATGCGGGTCGGCGCATCGCAGGACTGGCCGCTGTTGCCGAAGCAACCCTCGACGCCCTTGCGCACCGCCGTTTCGAAATCGGCATCGGGTAGAACGATGTTGGCCGACTTGCCGCCGAGCTCCTGCGCCACGCGCTTGACCGTCTCGGCCGCCGTCTTGGCGACGATGATGCCGGCGCGGGTCGAGCCGGTGAACGATACCATGTCGACATCGGGATGGCCGGCCATGATCTGGCCGACATCCGGGCCGTTGCCGTTGACCATGTTGTAGACACCCTTAGGCACGCCGGCGGCCTGCATGACTTCCGAGAAGACAATGCCGCTGATCGGCGCGATCTCGGAGGGCTTGAGCACGACGGTGCAGCCGGCGGCGATGGCCGGCGCCACCTTGCAGACGATCTGGTTCAGCGGCCAGTTCCATGGCGTGATCAGCGCGCAGACGCCGATCGGCTCCTTGATAACCATGGTGCCGCCGCGCTTCTCCGAGAATTCATAATCCTCCAGCGCCTTGATGGTGGCTTCCATGTGCGCCCTGCCCGCCCAGGCCTGCGCCTCGCGTGCCCAGGTGATCGGTGCGCCCATCTCATGGCTGACGGCCTGGGCGATGTCCTCGTAGCGCTCGTTGTAGACTTCGAGGATGCGCTTCAGGAGCTTCAGGCGCTCCGCCTTGCTGGTCTGCGAAAAGGACGGAAACGCGGCCTTGGCGGCAGCGACAGCCTTGTCGACATCGGCCTTCGAGCCGACGGAAATCTTCGTATAGGCCTCTTCGGTGGACGGGTCGATGACGTCGAGCGTCGCTGGCACCACGGGTGCCACCCATTTGCCGTCGATGAAGAAGTTGAGATGATTGCTCACAGGGTAATACTCCGGTTTTTGGAAATGGATGGGCAGTTTATGCGGAGAGCATAGGGCAGTTAGCGCCACGGCGCAGGCTGATATGCGCCACGTCGCCGGCGCTGAATTGAAAACCTTCGGCCTGGCGCGGTGCGTCGATCACCAACGGCATACCTTGCCCCAGTTCGGCATGAAGGCGCAATGTGCGGCCGTGAAAGACGACGCTGTTGACGCGCGCCGGTGCGGTGCCGGTCGAGGCTTCGGTGGCCGCCAGCAAATCCTCGGGACGCACGCCGATGGTCCGCACTTCGCCTTCGCCCGGCGACTGGCCCGTGTCCGAGACGGCTTCCAGCGGCAGTGCGCCAGCGGCGAAACGCAAGCGATAGCCGTCGCGGCCGACAAAACGTGACTGCAGCAGGTTCATCGTGCCGATGAAGCTGGCGACGAATTTGGTCGCGGGCCGGTCATAGAGCGTGGCCGGCGGCGCGATCTGCTCGATGCGCCCCTTGTTCATGACGACGATGCGGTCGGAGATCGACAGCGCTTCCGTCTGGTCGTGGGTAACCATGACGAAGGTGGTGCCTAGTCGGGATTGCAACCGCTTCAGCTCGACCTGCATCTGTTCGCGCAGATGCGCGTCGAGAGCCGACAGCGGTTCGTCAAGCAAAAGCACACGCGGCTCGCAAACGATGGCGCGGGCGAGCGCCACGCGCTGACGCTGGCCGCCCGATAGCTCGGACACGCGGGCGCCGATCTTGTCGGCAAGGCCGACCATCTCGAGGGCCTCGCCAACGCGCTTTACCTGTTCGCCGCCGGAGAGTTTTCGCAACGACAGGCCGAAACCGACATTTTCGGTGACGTTCATGTGCGGAAACAGCGCATAGTCCTGGAACACGGTGTTGACCGGCCGGTCGAAGGGCCGGAGCGCGGTAATGTCGCGTCCCTCGAGCAGCACCTTGCCGCTCGACGGGCTTTCGAACCCGGCGATGACCCGCAGGCTGGTGGTCTTGCCGCAGCCGGATGGCCCCAACAGGGTCAGGAATTCGCCTCGGACGATGTCGAGATCGACGGCGTCGAGGCCGACAATGCCGCCGGGGAAAAGCTTCGAGACCGCCTGGAGCCGGACGAGAGGATCAGGCGCCATCGCGAACCTCGGAAGGTTTTGTTGTGTTGACCCACAGGATCTGGCAACGCTCGGTGCCCGGGTTGCGGAAGGCGTGCAAAAGCGTGCTCTTGAAGGCAAAGCTGTCGCCGGTTTTCAGCACGTATTTCGTGGAATCGACAATCAGCTCGACCTCGCCCGACAGGACGAAGCCGAATTCATGACCGGCATGGGCATAGGCTTCGGCAGTGCCGCCACTCGCTTCCACCGTCACCAGCATCCCGGTCAGCGTAGCGCCTGGCGGTGACAGCAGCGCCTTGGCGATGCCTTCCGACTTCACCGGGATCGAGCGACGGCTGTTGGCGCGCACGCAATAGAGATCGTTGACGGCGTCATTACCGTCGGTGATCAGCGCCGACGGTTCGACGTCGAGGGCCGCGGCGAGCGGCCAGATCACCTTGACGCGCAGCGAGGACATGCCGCGCTCGATCTGGCTGAGCGCGCCGATCGACACGCCGGCTTTTGCCGCAAGATCAGCCAGCGACAGCTTGCGCTCCAGCCGCAGCGCCCGCACGCGCCGACCGACCCGCACATCGGCATCGTCCTTTGGCTTTTCAGCGGGTTCGTCCAGAACATCCATCAAGTCGTGGCCTCGTTTGCCGCATCCGCACTCTTACAAAAACTTACGCTGCCCCTCACCCTTACCTTCTCCCCCGTCACTATACGGGGAGAAGGTGCCGGCAGGTGGATGAGGGGCGGCGCAAACTTCAGCAATTAGTCGTCTCCAGTACCATTCAAGCTGAAGCTCACCCGCCAGCCTTCACCTTTTCAAACATCTTCGCCACGTCGTCATTCTGTTTCATCGGTCCGGTGAAGATGGTGCTCTTCAGCATTACCTCCGGATCAGACGGCAGCTGCAGCTTCTCCAGTTCATCCTTCGGCACGCCCGCGAAAGCGGTGCTGAGCGAGCTGCCATAGCCATAAGATTCGATCAGGAATTTGCCCGAGTCGGCATCCAGCCGGCTGTTGATGAAGTCATAGGCGAGGTCAACGTTCTTTGCATCCTTGAGCATGACGAAGCCGCAGGCCCAGGTCAGCATGCCTTCCTTCGGTTTCATGAACTCTACGGGAACGCCTTGCTTCTTGAGCGATGTCGCCGACGCGTTCCAGGTCATGGCGGCGACCAGTTGGCCGCTGGCCAGCGCCTGCTCCACCGAGGTCATGTCGGTGGTGTAGTTGGAGAGCAGCGGACGCTGCTCGCGCAACTTTGCCGCAACCTTGTCCATCTGCTCGGGCGTCATGTCGAAGGGATTGACGCCAGCGAGCAGCGCCGCGACGATCGGCGTGTCATGCACGGCGTCGATGGTCGCCATGCGGCCGGCATATTGCTTGTCCCACAGAAGGTTCCAGCTCGCCTCGGGGTTCTTCACCAGATCGGTGCGGTAGAGGATCGAGGTGTTGCCCCAGTCCCACGGCACCATCCAGACCTTGCCATCGCCGGCCTGCAGGTCGGGCAGGTTCTTGAAGACGGGGAAGATGGAATCCCAGTTCTTGATGCGCTTAGTGTCGATCGGCTGCAGCAGGCCTTCCTTGTTCCAGCGCGCCACCTTGTCGTAGCAGGGGTGCGCGATGTCAGGGCGGAAGCCGGCCTTGACCTTGGTGAAGGCGTCGTCGTCATCCCCGAAGATCGAGGCCTCGACGCCATCAGGGTGCGTGGCGAGGAAGCTCTTGTTGAAGTCGGGCAGTTCGTAGCCTGACCAGGTGAAATATTGCAGCTTGTCGCCGGCGAAAGCGACGGTCGATGAGAGTGCCAGCGCAAACGCTGTCAGCCCGGCGCAAACTGTCTTCGCGGAGATCGATTTCAAGTCGAATGCCATTGCAGTTCTCCTCTTTCGTTTTGTTTTGGTTGTGATGGGTCCAACGGTCTTGGTGCGGCCGCGGCCACGCCGCGATGGCGCAGGATTTCGGCAAGGCCGGCGATGATGAAGGACACGGCGAGGATCGACGTTCCCAACGCCATGACGGTCGGCAGCGATTTGGGGAAGCGCAGTTGGCTCCAGATGTAGAGCGGCAGGGTCGGCTCGGTGCCGGCAAGGAAAAAGACGACGATGAATTCGTCGAAGGAGATCAGGAAGGCCAGCATGAAGGCTGAGATGATGGCCGGCAGGCTGAGCGGCAGCATGACCCGCCGGAACGTCGTCCAATCGGAAGCCCCGAGATCGAGGGCCGCCTCGCGAATGGTCTTGGGGATAGCGGCGAAGCGGCTGCGCATGATCACCACCGTCGTCGGCAGCGCCACAAGGATGTGGCCGAGAACGATGGCGATCCGCGATGGCCCGAGACCGATCAGGTTGATGAGGATCAGCAGGGAGATGCCGACGATGACGCCGGGGATCAGGATCGGCAGCCTGGCAATGGCGCTGATAGTGGCGGACAGGGACGAGCGGCCATAGAGATCCATGTAGGAGACGGTGATGCCGCACAGCGTCGCACCCGTGCCGGCCACCGCACCGATGATCAGGCTGTTCAAGAGCGCGCCCGAGAGCGCCGGGTTGCCGAACAAGGTCGCGTACCACTGAAGAGTGAAGCCCTGCAGCGGAAACGCGGCCTGAATGGAATCATTGAAGGAAAACAATGGGATCAGCGCCACCGGCAGATACAGGAAGACAAGATAGGCGAGCACATAGAGGCCAAGCCAGCGGCCGCTTTTGTTTGCATCCGCGCGTCCGGCACTCATGTGCGGCTGCCAAATCTGCGGTCGGCACCGCGCGCGACCAGAACCACGCAGAGGATGACCAGCATGACGCAGACCGAAAGCGCGGCGCCAAACGGCCAGTCATTGGCCTTGCCGAACTGCGACTGGATCAGCGTGCCGATCATGGTGCTGGCCGGGCCGCCGACAAGCGCCGGCGTGACATAGTCGCCAACAGTCGGCACGAAGACGACGAGGGCCGCCGCCAGCACGCCGGGCATCGAATTCGGCAGGACGACCCGGCGGAAGCTGGTGAAGGGTCTTGCACCAAGATCGGAAGCAGCCTCGAGCAGCGATTTCGGGATCGTCTCCAGCGCCACATAGATCGGCAGGATGGCGAAGGGCGCGTAGGCATGCGCGAGGGTGACGACCACGGCCGCCGGCGTGTTGAGGAAGGCCAGCGTCGGTTCCGACCAGACGCCGCTTTCGATCAGCGCCGAGTTCAGCACGCCATTGTAGGCGAGCACGATCTTCCAGGCGAAGACGCGCAGCAGATAGCTGGTCCAGAACGGCAGCGTCACCAGGAACAGCAGCAGGCCGCGCCGCCGCCCGGCATGGAAAGCGAGATAATAGGCGACGGGATAGGCGGTAACGACCGTTGCCAGCGTCACCAGGCCCGCGATGATCAACGAGCGCAACGTCACCGTCCAGTATAGCGGGTCGGACACCACTGTGACGAAGTTGGCCACGCTGAAGCCAACGCCCAGCAGCGACCCGTCATTGTTGCGGAAGGCAAGGAACAGCACGAGGCCGAGGGCAAACAGGATCAGCAGGAAGGTGACCAACGCGCCGGGTAGCGACATGCCAAGCCGGAACCCCGAAGAGGATCGGGATGATGGCGGCGCTGCTACAACAATGGTCGACATCGACCTGCCCGTCGGAATTTTGAAATTTCCTAAAAATTTTTCATATTAATGAAACTGTCAAGCTTATTCATGAACGACCGGAATAAGCCTTAGCGCTCAAGCGCATCCAGCGTCCGATACCAGGCGATCGTGGCGGCAACGCCAATCTGCCGGAAGGCGTGGAACGGGATCGGACGGATCGGTGAGACCGGGAACGGCAGTTGCCGGACATCGCCGCTCGACAGGTAGCCTGCAATGCACTTGCCAAGCGCGGTCATCAGCCCCACGCCCCGCCCCTGGCAACCGACCGCGGCCAGCAGGCCTGGCTCCGGCTCATGGATGTGCGGAAGATGGTCGGGCGTCATCGCCACGCGACCAAACCATCGCTTCTCGATGGCAACGCCGGACAGTACCGGATAGAGACGCCGCAGCGCACGCTCGAGATGCGTCCAGTCGGCGGAGCTTGTCGGCAACGCCATGCGCCCACGACCGCCCAGAACCAGCCGCCCATCAGCACTTTTGCGGTAATACACAAGGATGCGCCGCGAGTCCGAGACAGCCT
This genomic interval carries:
- a CDS encoding aldehyde dehydrogenase family protein; the encoded protein is MSNHLNFFIDGKWVAPVVPATLDVIDPSTEEAYTKISVGSKADVDKAVAAAKAAFPSFSQTSKAERLKLLKRILEVYNERYEDIAQAVSHEMGAPITWAREAQAWAGRAHMEATIKALEDYEFSEKRGGTMVIKEPIGVCALITPWNWPLNQIVCKVAPAIAAGCTVVLKPSEIAPISGIVFSEVMQAAGVPKGVYNMVNGNGPDVGQIMAGHPDVDMVSFTGSTRAGIIVAKTAAETVKRVAQELGGKSANIVLPDADFETAVRKGVEGCFGNSGQSCDAPTRMLVPAARHDEALAIAKKAAEAHNVGDPRSEDTKLGPVVSNIQYDKIQRLIEAGIKEGATLVTGGPGRPEHLNRGYYVRPTVFGHVTPGMTIEKEEIFGPVLSVISYNDDDDAVKIANDTVYGLAAYVQSGDIDRARKVAGQLRAGQVSINYPEWDTFAPFGGYKQSGNGREYADWAIHDFLEVKGIIGYGA
- a CDS encoding LysR substrate-binding domain-containing protein; the protein is MAMLNRVHLNGLRAVETVARLGSLSAAAGELNVSASAVSQQINRTERQLGRALFDRTASGLVLTEFGTVFATRLGAGFRELAAAMALAEEATECTLVVSVAPAFASKWLLPRLSSHFDRHPNVLLRVDASVRVADLDRSDIDIAIRLGDGKWPNAHAELLLALEVFPVCAPVIARKLKSIEDLAQTCAITDERSMINWESWFEAACVKPVTFQKGARFTDPMLCLESAIAGHGVMLGWQLLTADALADGRLVAPFGIRAQSGLGYWLVTSPTRTESRKVRDFKTWIREEIETTMTQFGSLEPAN
- a CDS encoding ABC transporter permease, with translation MSTIVVAAPPSSRSSSGFRLGMSLPGALVTFLLILFALGLVLFLAFRNNDGSLLGVGFSVANFVTVVSDPLYWTVTLRSLIIAGLVTLATVVTAYPVAYYLAFHAGRRRGLLLFLVTLPFWTSYLLRVFAWKIVLAYNGVLNSALIESGVWSEPTLAFLNTPAAVVVTLAHAYAPFAILPIYVALETIPKSLLEAASDLGARPFTSFRRVVLPNSMPGVLAAALVVFVPTVGDYVTPALVGGPASTMIGTLIQSQFGKANDWPFGAALSVCVMLVILCVVLVARGADRRFGSRT
- a CDS encoding aminopeptidase; translated protein: MTTHSRGVSATIDPVKLDRLAEVAIKVGLQLQPGQDLVVTSSIAALPLTRRIVEHAYKAGAGLVTPIFNDDEMTLARYRFGADAGFDHAAGWLYEGMAKAFANNAARLAVRGEDPSLLSAQDPAKVARANKANSIAYQPALEKITGFDINWNIVAYPDKAWAKQVFPDDAEDVAVVKLADAIFAASRVDVEDPIGDWKAHNAALRARTEWLNGHDFHALHFTGPGTDLTVGLADGHEWMGGASTAKNGITCNPNIPTEEVFTTPHARRVEGHVSSTKPLSYQGTLIDNISVRFEEGRIVEAKASKGEDVLKKVLDTDEGSRRLGEVALVPHSSPISASGLLFFNTLFDENAACHIALGQCYSKCFVDGASLSQDEIAARGGNKSFIHIDWMIGSDKIDIDGVHKDGRRVPVMRKGEWA
- a CDS encoding ABC transporter ATP-binding protein; this translates as MAPDPLVRLQAVSKLFPGGIVGLDAVDLDIVRGEFLTLLGPSGCGKTTSLRVIAGFESPSSGKVLLEGRDITALRPFDRPVNTVFQDYALFPHMNVTENVGFGLSLRKLSGGEQVKRVGEALEMVGLADKIGARVSELSGGQRQRVALARAIVCEPRVLLLDEPLSALDAHLREQMQVELKRLQSRLGTTFVMVTHDQTEALSISDRIVVMNKGRIEQIAPPATLYDRPATKFVASFIGTMNLLQSRFVGRDGYRLRFAAGALPLEAVSDTGQSPGEGEVRTIGVRPEDLLAATEASTGTAPARVNSVVFHGRTLRLHAELGQGMPLVIDAPRQAEGFQFSAGDVAHISLRRGANCPMLSA
- a CDS encoding 2'-5' RNA ligase family protein — translated: MYRQGEFDFGMPVPPRQPKRPDRAFFGLFLQPRYYGSFANLQRQLCHQHGIVGSLLSVERFHLSLQHAGDYRRLRSKIVFAASRSGQHVHMPAFEVTFGSVGSFSGRLATGGRPPHRPFVLLADDGPVFQLHKLLGAEMLKNGLKASDGFVPHLTLAYDQKFIPRQPIDPISFVACDFTFVHSMRGLTKYLFLDHWPLIAVS
- a CDS encoding SRPBCC domain-containing protein, giving the protein MSDLVNFEAALGRALHHPGHFLPAGRQGTRYTATAIHRDEATRKNHEEMGFFDGWRTVLDQLAEHVKTI
- a CDS encoding ABC transporter permease; amino-acid sequence: MSAGRADANKSGRWLGLYVLAYLVFLYLPVALIPLFSFNDSIQAAFPLQGFTLQWYATLFGNPALSGALLNSLIIGAVAGTGATLCGITVSYMDLYGRSSLSATISAIARLPILIPGVIVGISLLILINLIGLGPSRIAIVLGHILVALPTTVVIMRSRFAAIPKTIREAALDLGASDWTTFRRVMLPLSLPAIISAFMLAFLISFDEFIVVFFLAGTEPTLPLYIWSQLRFPKSLPTVMALGTSILAVSFIIAGLAEILRHRGVAAAAPRPLDPSQPKQNERGELQWHST
- a CDS encoding helix-turn-helix domain-containing protein → MDVLDEPAEKPKDDADVRVGRRVRALRLERKLSLADLAAKAGVSIGALSQIERGMSSLRVKVIWPLAAALDVEPSALITDGNDAVNDLYCVRANSRRSIPVKSEGIAKALLSPPGATLTGMLVTVEASGGTAEAYAHAGHEFGFVLSGEVELIVDSTKYVLKTGDSFAFKSTLLHAFRNPGTERCQILWVNTTKPSEVRDGA
- a CDS encoding ABC transporter substrate-binding protein; protein product: MAFDLKSISAKTVCAGLTAFALALSSTVAFAGDKLQYFTWSGYELPDFNKSFLATHPDGVEASIFGDDDDAFTKVKAGFRPDIAHPCYDKVARWNKEGLLQPIDTKRIKNWDSIFPVFKNLPDLQAGDGKVWMVPWDWGNTSILYRTDLVKNPEASWNLLWDKQYAGRMATIDAVHDTPIVAALLAGVNPFDMTPEQMDKVAAKLREQRPLLSNYTTDMTSVEQALASGQLVAAMTWNASATSLKKQGVPVEFMKPKEGMLTWACGFVMLKDAKNVDLAYDFINSRLDADSGKFLIESYGYGSSLSTAFAGVPKDELEKLQLPSDPEVMLKSTIFTGPMKQNDDVAKMFEKVKAGG
- a CDS encoding DUF488 domain-containing protein yields the protein MAFDLVVKRIYVPPASDDGQRVLVDRIWPRGVSKEDAALTLWLKEIAPSDELRKWFGHDPERWAEFRERYRVELDGNGEVVAELRNLLRHGKVTLLYGAHDEAHNNAAALAEYLLRHPRA
- a CDS encoding ArsC family reductase, yielding MTTTMYGITTCDTIRKARVWLESHDVVYRFHDYRAEGLDAKRLDGWVGKVGWEVLLNKASTTFRELADKDKQGLDEKKAKALMLAKPTMIKRPVLELGDRILVGFKPDVYEQAVK